In Hirundo rustica isolate bHirRus1 chromosome 4, bHirRus1.pri.v3, whole genome shotgun sequence, a genomic segment contains:
- the YEATS4 gene encoding YEATS domain-containing protein 4: protein MFKRMAEFGPDSGGRVKGVTIVKPIVYGNVARYFGKKREEDGHTHQWTVYVKPYRNEDMSAYVKKIQFKLHESYGNPLRVVTKPPYEITETGWGEFEIIIKIFFIDPNERPVTLYHLLKLFQSDTNAILGKKTVVSEFYDEMIFQDPTAMMQQLLTTSRQLTLGAYKHETEFADLEVKTREKLEAAKKKTSFEIAELKERLKASRETINCLKNEIRKLEEDDQSKDM from the exons ATGTTCAAGAGAATGGCAGAGTTCGGGCCTGACTCCGGCGGCAGGGTGAAG GGCGTCACCATCGTGAAGCCGATCGTGTACGGGAACGTCGCTCGGTATTTtgggaagaagagagaggaggaTGGTCACACTCACCAGTGGACGGTGTACGTGAAGCCGTACCGGAACGAG GACATGTCCGCATAtgtgaaaaaaattcaattcaAGTTGCACGAAAGCTACGGTAATCCTTTAAGAG TTGTTACCAAACCACCATATGAAATCACGGAAACAGGCTGGGGTGAATTTGAAATAATCattaagatatttttcattGATCCAAATGAAAGACCT GTAACTTTATATCACTTGCTGAAGCTTTTTCAGTCGGATACCAATGCCATCCTGGGGAAGAAGACCGTAGTTTCTGAATTCTATGATGAAATG ATATTTCAAGATCCTACTGCAATGATGCAGCAGCTGTTAACAACATCTCGTCAACTAACACTAGGTGCTTATAAACATGAAACAGAGT TTGCAGATCTTGAAGTGAAAACCAGGGAGAAGCTTGAAGCTGCCAAAAAGAAGACTAGTTTTGAAATTGCTGAGCTTAAAGAAAGACTAAAAGCAAGTCGTGAAACCATCAACTGTTTAAAGAATGAAATCAGAAAACTTGAAGAAGATGATCAGTCTAAAGATATGTGA